The Bradyrhizobium betae genomic interval CGATGGCCCGTAAGACGCCGGGGAAGACCGGCAAGTTGCTGTCAGACTGACGCAACTTGCGGGTCAATCGTTAACTAAGCCGCGCATTGTGAAGCGGCCCGGTTCCGAAATTTTGCAGTTCTTAACCCCGATCCTTGTCCGATAGCAGTTCCGGTAGCTCAACCAGAAGTTCGGCCGCCGAGCCGAGGGGGACGTGCGGATCAAGATGGGCGATCACGATCAGAACGATCAGGATCGGAAGCGGGTAGCGGCCTGGTGGCGTGCCTCGCCGCTGCTCGGACTCTATCGCCCTGCGCTCGTCGCGGCCGGCGTCGGCCTGCTGTTCTCGATCGTGGGCGCGGCCGCCGTGGCGCGATGGGAAGACCGCGTCAACAAGATCGAGTTCGAGAACGCGGCCGAAACCGAAGCGATCGTCATGCAGAACGGCATGAGCGAGTACATCAGCAGGCTCGTCGCGCTGCGCACGCTGTTCGAATCGACCAACGAGGAAATCACCCGCAGCGAATTCGAGACCTTCAGCACGCGCCTGTTCGAGCGCCATCCCGGCATGCTGCGCGTCGCCTGGCTGCCGCGCGTCAACCGCAAGGAGCGCGCCGAATACGAGGCCGCCGCGATCGCGGACGGGGTGTCCGGCTATCGCATCAAGTCGCTGCAAGGCGACGGCTTTGCGCCGGCGCCGCAGGGCGACGAATATTTCCCGATCTTCTACTCGACGCAGCCGAAGACCTCTCCGGTCTACGGCATGGACTATGCGAGTGTTCCCGAGCGCGGCGTGGCACTCGAGCGCGCCCGCGACAACGACCGGATTACCGCAATCCGTGCGCGACTCTACGAGCCGCGCGAAAGCAGCCGCTTGCCCGACGTCATCGTCGCCGTCCCCGTCTACGCCAAGGGAACCTCGCGCGAGACTGTCGCGGACCGGCGCCGCAATCTCGCGGGCTACATCGCCGGGGTGTTCGACCTGCCGCTGCTGATGCAATCCATTCGCGCGACGACGGGAGCAAGCCCCGCGGTCAGCGTGAACATCTATCCGCCTTTCACCGGGCGGATCGTCAGCATGGCGCATGCGCTGCCGGATTTCGCGTCCTCGGCCGCCGCGCCCCAGTCGATGCGCGATGTCGCGCAAGGCCGGCACTGGTCTGGCATTCTCAGGATCGGTGATGCCGACTGGCAGGTGCGCGCAGTGCCGACGGCCGGCGGTTCGCTGGAGACGGCCTACGACCGCGCCGTCGCCGTCATCATCGTCGGTATGCTGCTGACGTTGTCGCTTGCAACCTATCTCATGCTGGCAAGCCGCAATTCGCGGCGCCTGTCGCTGGCGAACCGGCGCGTGCTCGAGCTGGCGCAGACCGACATCCTGACCGGGTTGCCGAACCGTGCCTTCTTCCTCGCCCGGCTCGACATGATGAACAGCCAGTTGAGCGTGAGGGGTCTGCCGTTCTCGATCCTGATGCTCGATCTCGACCGCTTCAAGAACGTCAACGACTCCCTCGGTCACGGCGCCGGCGATGCGCTGCTGCGCCAGGTGGCGTTGCGGCTGAAATCTGCGCTGCGCGCCACCGACGTGCTGGCGCGGCTCGGCGGCGACGAGTTCGCCATCATCCAGGAGGCCTGCGACAATCAGCGCGGCAGCGCGACCGAGCTCGCGGCGCGGATCGCCAAGCTGGTGGCCGAGCCGTTCCTGCTGCCCGGCCATCGCGTCGAGATCGGCACCAGCATCGGCATCGCGATCGCGCCGGACCACGGCAGCGACCAGGAGCAATTGCTGAAGAAGGCGGACCTTGCGCTCTATCGCTCGAAATCGGCCGGCCGCAACTGTTTCACCGTCTACGACGAGGCGATGTCGGCCGAGCTCGAGGCGCGCAACACGTTGGAAGGGGATCTGCGCGACGCCATCGCGCTGTGCCAGCTGGAGGTGCACTATCAGCCGTTCGTGGACGTCGCCAGCGGCGGTCGTCGCGGCTTCGAGGCGCTGGTGCGCTGGCGGCATCCGAGCCGTGGCCTGATCCCGCCGGACCAGTTCATCGCGCTTGCGGAGGAGACCGGGCTGATCGTGCCGCTCGGCGAGTTCGTGCTGCGACGCGCCTGCGCGGACGCCGCCGCCTGGCCGTCCGATCTGATGGTCGCCGTGAACCTGTCACCGATCCAGTTCAAGGAAGCCGAGCTGTTCGAGACGATCTGCGCCGCGCTGGCCGATTCCGGCCTGCCGCCGCAGCGGCTGGAGATCGAGATCACGGAATCGGTGCTGCTGGAACGCGGCGTCGAGAATCACGCCTTCATGGAGCGGCTGAAGCAGCTCGGCATCGAGCTTGCGCTCGACGATTTCGGCACCGGCTATTCGTCGCTGAGCTATCTCACCGCGTTCCCGTTCGACAAGATCAAGATCGACAAGTCGTTCATCCGCAATCTCACGCATCAGCCGCGCAGCTCCGCCATCATTTCCTCGATCGTGACGCTGGCGCGCGGGCTGGACATGTCGGTGACCGCCGAAGGCGTCGAGACGGCCGAGGAGTTCGAGCGGCTGACGGCGCTCGGCGTCAATTTCGCGCAAGGCTATCTGTTCGGGCGTCCGCAGCCGGTCGACCAGATCACGTTCGACGCTCCCGTCCAGCGATCGCGGCGCGACGCGGCCTGAGCATCCCGCACAAGCGCGCGGCCACGAAAATCACTTGACCCGGGCGGCCCCGGATGGTCGGTAGCACCATCTAGGGATGAAACAAGCACATCATGCGTCTTCCGTTCTTCTACGGCTGGGTCGTGGTCGCCGTGACGTTCGTCACCATGGCTATCGGCGTCAACGCGCGCACCGCCTTTTCATTGTTCTTTCCTCCCATCATCTCCGAATTCGGCTGGGAGCGCGGCGTCACCGCGGGCGCCTTCTCCTTCGGTTTCGTGGTGTCGGGCATCGTCAGCCCGTTGATCGGCCGCCTGATGGACCGCGCCGGGCCGCGTGCGGTGATGGAGCTCGGCGTCGTGCTGATGGGCGGTGGTTTGCTGCTGGCGCCGCTCACGAGCCAGCCCTGGCATCTCTATGTGACCATCGGCGTCATGGTCGGCGCGGGCAGCGTTTGTCTCGGCTATTCCGGCCAGTCGCTGTTCCTGCCGAACTGGTTCATCCGCAAGCGCGGCTTTGCCATCGGCATCGCCTTTGCCGGCGTCGGCATCGGCTCGGTGACGCTGCTGCCATGGGTGCAGCACATGATCGAGCAGACCGGTTGGCGCACCGCCTGCACCGCGATGGGCCTGCTCATCCTGGTCGTACTGGCGCCGATCAATCTGCTCCTGCACAGGCGGCCCGAGGACATCGGCCTTCAACCCGATGGTGACGCCGCGCTGGCCGCGGGCGCCGCAATGCCAATCTCCAACATCGTCGATCCCGCCTGGGTCGGCACCGACTGGACGCTCCGGCGGGCGGTTGCGACGGCGCGGTTCTGGTGGATCGCGCTCGGTTATTTCTGCGGCCTGTACATCTGGTACGCGGTGCAGGTGCACCAGACCAAATTCTTGCTCGACATCGGCTTTAGCCCGAATGTCGCGGTGTGGGCGCTCGGCACCGTCAGCCTGCTCGGCATTCCCGGCCAGATCGTGCTGGGCCATGTCTCCGACCGGATCGGACGGGAGTGGGTGTGGGCGATCAGCTGCGCGGGTTTCGTCATCTGCTTCGCGGCGCTGATGGCGCTGAAATTCCAGCCGTCGCTGTGGCTCGTCTATCTCATGGTGCTCACGCAGGGCGCGCTCGGCTACGGGCTCACTTCGATCATGGGCGCGGTGGTGTTCGAGATCTTTCAGGGCAAGCACCAGGGCAGCATCTTCGGCACGATCATGCTGGCGGCACTGGCTGGCGGCGCGGCCGGACCCTGGCTGACCGGCTTCCTCTATGATCGCACCGGCGATTACACGCTCGCCTTCGCCATCGCGATG includes:
- a CDS encoding MFS transporter, whose translation is MRLPFFYGWVVVAVTFVTMAIGVNARTAFSLFFPPIISEFGWERGVTAGAFSFGFVVSGIVSPLIGRLMDRAGPRAVMELGVVLMGGGLLLAPLTSQPWHLYVTIGVMVGAGSVCLGYSGQSLFLPNWFIRKRGFAIGIAFAGVGIGSVTLLPWVQHMIEQTGWRTACTAMGLLILVVLAPINLLLHRRPEDIGLQPDGDAALAAGAAMPISNIVDPAWVGTDWTLRRAVATARFWWIALGYFCGLYIWYAVQVHQTKFLLDIGFSPNVAVWALGTVSLLGIPGQIVLGHVSDRIGREWVWAISCAGFVICFAALMALKFQPSLWLVYLMVLTQGALGYGLTSIMGAVVFEIFQGKHQGSIFGTIMLAALAGGAAGPWLTGFLYDRTGDYTLAFAIAMVVSGLSALSIWRASPGKVRAVAGRLHALKAGAD
- a CDS encoding EAL domain-containing protein — its product is MGDHDQNDQDRKRVAAWWRASPLLGLYRPALVAAGVGLLFSIVGAAAVARWEDRVNKIEFENAAETEAIVMQNGMSEYISRLVALRTLFESTNEEITRSEFETFSTRLFERHPGMLRVAWLPRVNRKERAEYEAAAIADGVSGYRIKSLQGDGFAPAPQGDEYFPIFYSTQPKTSPVYGMDYASVPERGVALERARDNDRITAIRARLYEPRESSRLPDVIVAVPVYAKGTSRETVADRRRNLAGYIAGVFDLPLLMQSIRATTGASPAVSVNIYPPFTGRIVSMAHALPDFASSAAAPQSMRDVAQGRHWSGILRIGDADWQVRAVPTAGGSLETAYDRAVAVIIVGMLLTLSLATYLMLASRNSRRLSLANRRVLELAQTDILTGLPNRAFFLARLDMMNSQLSVRGLPFSILMLDLDRFKNVNDSLGHGAGDALLRQVALRLKSALRATDVLARLGGDEFAIIQEACDNQRGSATELAARIAKLVAEPFLLPGHRVEIGTSIGIAIAPDHGSDQEQLLKKADLALYRSKSAGRNCFTVYDEAMSAELEARNTLEGDLRDAIALCQLEVHYQPFVDVASGGRRGFEALVRWRHPSRGLIPPDQFIALAEETGLIVPLGEFVLRRACADAAAWPSDLMVAVNLSPIQFKEAELFETICAALADSGLPPQRLEIEITESVLLERGVENHAFMERLKQLGIELALDDFGTGYSSLSYLTAFPFDKIKIDKSFIRNLTHQPRSSAIISSIVTLARGLDMSVTAEGVETAEEFERLTALGVNFAQGYLFGRPQPVDQITFDAPVQRSRRDAA